CTAAAGGTAGTAAGTACATTAAGTCTACTGTTGGTAACAAAAGACGTTTACACCTAACCGCAAGTAAAAAAGGGGTATGAGTGGGAAGAGGGGATTGATTTTCTCTGTCTGAAACAGGGAAGGGGGAAAAATcccacaaacatacaaatgttGGAGGGAAACAACTAGAAATCAAATAAGGGATTAGTTTCTTCCATATTCTTGGTACTGTTGACTGTGCATGGGCGTTTGCATGTTTGTCTGTCCCTGTCATCCAGTTTCACTCCCTGGTGCTCTTTTGTACAGTGCATCAAGCTCGCCTAAGTGTGGGGTgaatgtgctatacaaatcctattataTAAGAAAATTTACAGAGTCTCTATCTTGCCTAGGTTTGTTTTTAGATTTAGAAAACTTAGCATACCTTGCTGTTGTCTAGATATTTTCGTAGTAGTGTGCTGGTCAGTTATTTCATAACAACAGTATAAACACATTATCAAAAGtacctttttaatttaaaccttgaattaaaaaaaaaaatcaatgtgcaTCTTTTGATTATTAATGTCagaataagtgaaaaaaaaatacatatacagataCATGCATATTGTCTCCCCAAATCGCCcatttctctctcatgcacagaAACATATATGAATACATCTGCAGAGAGCCCAGTATCTTTTCTCCACTTACTCTAGCTAAAAAGGAGACATAGAAGATGTTTTCAACTGTCTGTCCAAATGAATGTGGATTTACCACAAACTCAAAATAGCAGATCGGACTTTCTGAAACATAAATATGCATACACGTACACAGCCAATGTATATATATCGCACAGTGACAATTTACAAAGCCTACCGAACACCATACATTCAGATATATGGATCACAAggcattttcttaaaaatgcCCTTCTTATCCAAAGGGATAATCAacttttagaaaagaaatgaatactTAGAGGAAGTTCCATAACACTGACATAAGAATTACAAACAGACTGGGGCAAAGAACTTTAAATGTGTCTAGCTGAAGTATAGTGGTCAAGAAACCTACAAGCACATTATGGTCTCAACAAATGTTGTTATAAAGGCAGGCTGGCCACAAGCAGCTTTGAGCTTAATGTCAACTAGCATCTAataatttaacttaaaatacttttctcaACAACTGAATACTTTAATaatcaacagttttaaaaaatgtggaaTATGAAGCGTGACAttcatttagaaaaatatacaagacTTAGGGGTCACTTAATTAACTTATTAAAAGTACTTACTCTCATTTAAGTTCTCATATAGATTCCAGAGattctttaatatttcttcaACTTCTTCTGTTGTGGCCTCTCTTTTCTCACTGAAAGACTTCAACTGCAAACACAGGCAACCTCTATTAACACATTAACATACAAGATAGTATGTCATCTCAATAAAGTATGTGGGGTTGCATAACCAATCCTCATGTGTTGCAAAGAGATTAACTTTTGGATTGTATGTAACACAGTATAATTAGCCATCAGAATCAGCTATAGATAAGGTTGTCTAAAACTGGCTAAAAGTTTTATATGCAAGACATAATTTACATGAaacaacatatatttatttatgatgaGATAGCACAAAAAGTGCATGCTATAGGTTATTCTGATGTAAACTGGCAAGGTGTTAGTTGTCATTACAATCCATTTACTTTTTGACAACTGGTAGAGAATTCTGATGTCTGTATGTTTCTTTAGAGGCACCCTCTTTTTTCTACAACATATATTTTGACTCCCGTTACTTAATaagtgcgcgcacacacacatgtatgcagtAAACCAtgcacaaaattattaaaagactaaaatattgATTGTTAAAAGAAAGCCTTAAATATGAGTAAAATTCTCCATTTTATATAATTCTTACATGTATAACATCAACATTCTTCTTTGTCGTTGGAAAGAACCAAAACTCAAGCTCCTATGACATCACAGGTCCAGGTTTGTTGTTCTTAATGCCATGTTCTTGATATCAtatggctgtttttttttttaaatgaatgatgTGTTTTTCGGTGCTAATGTGCTTTAACAAGAAACTTATTTTCACTATTATTTTTGTACTACCAAAAGTTCCTTACCTCCTTCAGCTCTGTTGTTTTCCCTGGTTCAGTGTCTTTCTTCCCTCTACGTTCTCGAGTAACTGTTTTCTTCACTACTTCTCCACGTTCAAATGATCCACACCTTCACACATAATCCATAGTCCCCGTGGATACAACACTAAAATTTTctaatataaaacatttatcacaCTAGAGGATAAATTTCATGAGCAAAGAAAATATGTCATTACATGAAGTGTAGAGGTGGTGACTTTTTCAGGAACCGCTGTGCAAAACTACCGAGCTCTTTCCATCCTTGTTTTGTCAAGCTTCTTCCATCATGCACTCCAAGATTCTCATCAACAAAGGTTTTCTGAGAATggaaaccaaacacacacaaccacacttACAATATTctattgtatttttcttctcaaattTATGGAGtctaaaaattcaaaattacaGCAGCAAAAGgtaagcagattttttttttaaaattgctatTGCTGGCcatcaacaacagcagacaAAATTTTCGATTGCTGTCTTTTAATGTAATAGTGACTATCAATTACAGTTGCCATACAGCCAAGGACACTATTTGTGCAGTGaatgttttgggtttttttaatacaagatGGAATCCCTCACAACTTGGAAGCTTCACTGAATAAGGGCAGTTTTGGGTCTATGACCAAGGAACCATGTAAATGTATCAACAACCAGACAACATGTATTGTACTCCACTTATGACAGGATGCATTGgtatgttttaaattaataatagcTTACCAGCTTTTCAGAAAACTCTGAAGGCTGAAATTTAACAAACTCTAATGTGAATGCTTGGGCTTTCTGTCTGCCTGCATCTGCTATTAATGCTAGAATGTGAGAGTCTAGCGCAGCCTCTCTTGGGTTAAGAACTgtaaagaattgaaaaaaaagcattctcTTATTACCTTTCAAGTTCAAATTAACAGAAagactttcatatttttatggTACAAAATGAGAATTCCCTTTGCTCTAATTAACAGCCAGcagacaaaatttaattttgttaattattaacCCCTGCCAGTCACAATTATACATACCTCGCATAAACCTTTGATTTTGCTCCTCGAGAATCTGGTTCAAAACATCTGATTCTGGATTGGTCAGCTCCTGCCGATTTTCTAGTTTAAAGAGCAAAACAGACAATTTTAAGGAACAAAATGCCATTAAACCTGATATCTCCCAAA
This sequence is a window from Pomacea canaliculata isolate SZHN2017 linkage group LG5, ASM307304v1, whole genome shotgun sequence. Protein-coding genes within it:
- the LOC112565019 gene encoding non-structural maintenance of chromosomes element 4 homolog A-like gives rise to the protein MAGKRTVATDVEDEDFPLEQLEEIVKRTTRHQSESERRTIRQESYAAIGALLENRQELTNPESDVLNQILEEQNQRFMRVLNPREAALDSHILALIADAGRQKAQAFTLEFVKFQPSEFSEKLKTFVDENLGVHDGRSLTKQGWKELGSFAQRFLKKSPPLHFMCGSFERGEVVKKTVTRERRGKKDTEPGKTTELKELKSFSEKREATTEEVEEILKNLWNLYENLNEKSPICYFEFVVNPHSFGQTVENIFYVSFLARDGFIKIFLDEDGLPVIEPLDRENESRHDREPAENAARQQMVVAITPKEWKEIIKTFKITQPLIKSRAPVAEQNGAASSSS